Proteins from one Bacteroides zhangwenhongii genomic window:
- a CDS encoding alpha-N-arabinofuranosidase encodes MKAKLLVSTAFLAASVSLSAQKSATITLHADQGKEIIPKEIYGQFAEHLGSCIYGGLWVGENSDIPNIKGYRTDVFNALKELAVPVLRWPGGCFADEYHWMDGIGPKENRPKMVNNNWGGTIEDNSFGTHEFLNLCEMLGCEPYVSGNVGSGTVEELAKWVEYMTSDGDSPMANLRRKNGRDKAWKIKYLGVGNESWGCGGSMRPEYYADLYRRYSTYCRNYDGNRLFKIASGASDYDYNWTDVLMNRVGHRMQGLSLHYYTVTGWSGSKTSATQFNKDDYYWTMGKCLEVEEVLKKHCAIMDKYDKDKKIALLLDEWGTWWDEEPGTIRGHLYQQNTLRDAFVASLSLDVFHKYTDRLKMANIAQVVNVLQSMILTKGKEMVLTPSYYVFKMYKVHQDATYLPIDLECEKMNVRDNRTVPMVSATASKDKNGVIHISLSNVNADEAQEIIINLGDTKAKKATGEILTSAKLTDYNSFENPNIVKPAPFKEVKINKGTMKVKLPAKSIVTLELQ; translated from the coding sequence ATGAAAGCAAAATTATTAGTCAGCACAGCCTTTTTGGCAGCTTCAGTATCTCTTTCTGCACAAAAGAGCGCTACCATCACTTTACACGCCGATCAAGGTAAAGAAATTATCCCAAAAGAAATTTACGGTCAGTTTGCCGAACATTTGGGTTCATGTATCTACGGCGGTCTTTGGGTAGGCGAGAATTCGGATATTCCTAATATAAAGGGATATCGCACAGATGTATTCAATGCATTAAAAGAACTCGCCGTTCCTGTTCTTCGTTGGCCGGGTGGTTGTTTTGCCGATGAATACCACTGGATGGACGGTATCGGACCCAAAGAGAACCGTCCGAAGATGGTAAATAACAACTGGGGAGGAACCATTGAAGACAATAGTTTCGGTACTCATGAGTTTCTAAACCTGTGTGAAATGCTGGGTTGCGAACCATATGTCAGTGGAAATGTAGGCAGCGGTACGGTAGAGGAACTCGCCAAATGGGTAGAATATATGACATCTGACGGCGACTCTCCTATGGCGAACCTTCGCCGCAAAAACGGGCGTGACAAGGCATGGAAGATTAAATATCTGGGTGTAGGAAATGAAAGTTGGGGATGTGGCGGCAGTATGCGTCCCGAATACTATGCAGACCTGTACCGTCGTTACTCCACCTATTGCCGCAACTATGACGGCAACCGTCTCTTCAAGATTGCCAGCGGAGCCAGCGATTACGACTATAACTGGACTGATGTATTGATGAATCGTGTAGGACACCGTATGCAAGGTCTTTCTCTTCATTATTACACCGTAACGGGCTGGAGTGGCAGTAAAACTTCCGCTACTCAATTCAACAAAGACGACTATTACTGGACAATGGGCAAATGCCTCGAAGTGGAAGAAGTCCTCAAAAAACATTGCGCCATCATGGACAAATATGACAAGGATAAGAAAATCGCCCTTTTACTTGACGAATGGGGAACTTGGTGGGACGAAGAACCCGGAACCATCAGAGGACACCTCTATCAGCAAAACACATTGCGCGACGCTTTCGTTGCCTCTTTGAGCCTTGACGTATTTCATAAATACACCGATCGTCTGAAAATGGCAAATATCGCACAAGTTGTCAATGTACTTCAATCCATGATTCTGACAAAAGGAAAAGAGATGGTACTGACTCCCAGCTATTATGTTTTCAAAATGTATAAGGTACATCAAGACGCCACTTATCTCCCTATCGACCTGGAGTGTGAAAAGATGAATGTACGCGATAACCGTACCGTACCGATGGTAAGCGCCACAGCCTCCAAAGACAAAAACGGTGTTATCCATATTTCCCTTTCAAACGTAAATGCCGATGAAGCACAGGAAATCATCATCAATCTGGGAGACACAAAGGCAAAGAAGGCTACCGGAGAAATCCTGACCTCTGCCAAACTCACCGATTACAATTCTTTTGAGAATCCTAATATTGTAAAACCGGCACCTTTCAAAGAGGTAAAAATCAATAAAGGCACAATGAAGGTAAAACTTCCTGCTAAGTCGATTGTTACTTTAGAGTTACAGTAA
- a CDS encoding beta-L-arabinofuranosidase, protein MKTTSFILALLLSASLSKAQNVPQVSYFPLQDVKLLDSPFLQAQQTDLHYILALNPDRLLAPFLREAGLTPKAPSYTNWENTGLDGHIGGHYLSALSMMYAATGDTTVYNRLNYMLDELYRAQQAVGTGFIGGTPGSLQLWKEIKAGNIRAGGFDLNGKWVPLYNIHKTYAGLRDAYLYTGSDRARRMLIAFTDWMIDITSGLSDQQIQDMLRSEHGGLNETFADVAAITGDKKYLELARRFSHKIILDPLIKDEDRLTGMHANTQIPKVIGYKRIAELSQDDKNWNHAEEWDHAARFFWNTVVNNRSVCIGGNSVREHFHPADNFTSMINDVQGPETCNTYNMLRLTKMLYQNSHNPCNINEPDPNYINYYERALYNHILASQGPDKGGFVYFTPMRPGHYRVYSQPETSMWCCVGSGLENHTKYGEFIYAHQKDTLYVNLFIPSQLNWKEQGVILTQETRFPDDNKVTLRIDKASKKQRTLMIRIPEWANQSSNYSISINGKKETFPTKKGNQYLPLSRKWKKGDVITFNLPMKVTIEQIPDKKDYYAFLYGPIVLAASTGTEHLDGLYADDSRGGHIAHGKQIPLQEVPMLIGDPNSICKDLHKEKGNRIAFRYNGDVYPAQGKALELVPFFRLHNSRYAIYFRQTSEEQFKAIQEEMATAERKTTELANQTIDLIFPGEQQPESDHAIQYEQAATGTDKDRHFRRAKGWFGYQLKVKEEASRLLITIRKDDRNKMTILLNNEKLAVKPTISEADKGGFITLSYALPQKLNTGNCPIRFIPDGTEWTPAIYEVRLLK, encoded by the coding sequence ATGAAAACCACGTCGTTCATACTTGCACTTCTCCTATCCGCCTCACTGTCTAAAGCACAGAACGTTCCACAGGTGTCATACTTCCCCTTACAAGACGTCAAACTATTGGATAGCCCGTTCTTACAAGCCCAACAAACTGATTTGCATTACATACTCGCCCTTAATCCCGATCGCTTGCTGGCTCCTTTCTTACGCGAAGCGGGACTCACTCCGAAAGCTCCGAGTTATACCAATTGGGAAAACACCGGACTGGACGGACACATCGGCGGACATTATTTATCCGCACTCTCCATGATGTATGCCGCTACCGGAGATACCACAGTTTACAACCGGCTTAACTATATGCTTGACGAGCTATACCGTGCCCAACAAGCTGTCGGAACAGGTTTTATCGGAGGAACTCCGGGCAGTCTCCAACTTTGGAAAGAAATTAAAGCAGGTAATATCCGTGCCGGAGGTTTCGACCTCAATGGCAAATGGGTGCCTCTCTACAATATACACAAGACATACGCCGGATTGCGGGACGCCTACCTCTATACAGGCAGCGACCGGGCACGCCGGATGTTGATTGCTTTTACAGATTGGATGATCGACATTACTTCCGGTCTGAGCGATCAGCAAATACAAGATATGCTCCGTAGCGAACATGGCGGACTAAACGAGACTTTCGCTGACGTAGCTGCAATTACGGGAGATAAAAAGTACCTGGAACTGGCACGTCGGTTCTCCCATAAGATTATCCTTGATCCGCTTATCAAAGATGAGGACCGACTGACAGGCATGCACGCCAATACCCAAATACCGAAAGTGATCGGTTACAAACGAATCGCCGAACTCTCACAGGACGACAAGAATTGGAATCACGCCGAAGAATGGGATCATGCAGCCCGTTTCTTCTGGAATACGGTTGTCAACAATCGCTCTGTCTGTATCGGAGGGAATAGTGTACGCGAGCATTTCCATCCGGCCGATAATTTTACCTCCATGATAAACGATGTGCAAGGGCCGGAGACCTGCAATACCTACAATATGCTCCGCCTTACTAAAATGCTTTATCAGAACTCTCACAATCCCTGCAATATAAATGAACCCGACCCCAACTACATCAACTATTACGAACGTGCGCTTTACAACCATATCCTAGCGTCTCAAGGGCCGGATAAAGGCGGATTTGTATACTTCACCCCTATGCGACCGGGACATTACCGCGTTTATTCACAACCGGAAACATCTATGTGGTGTTGTGTCGGCTCTGGTCTGGAGAACCATACCAAATACGGTGAATTCATTTATGCGCATCAGAAAGATACGCTTTATGTCAATCTTTTCATCCCCTCACAACTGAACTGGAAAGAACAAGGCGTCATCTTGACACAGGAAACCCGCTTTCCCGATGACAATAAGGTTACTTTGCGAATAGATAAAGCTTCTAAGAAACAACGTACTTTAATGATACGCATTCCGGAATGGGCTAACCAATCTTCCAACTATTCAATTAGCATTAATGGGAAGAAAGAAACGTTTCCCACGAAAAAAGGAAATCAATATCTTCCTCTTTCCCGTAAATGGAAAAAAGGAGACGTCATAACCTTCAACCTGCCGATGAAAGTTACTATTGAACAAATCCCCGACAAGAAAGATTATTATGCTTTCTTATACGGTCCTATCGTTCTTGCAGCTTCCACAGGCACAGAACATCTCGATGGTCTGTATGCCGATGACAGTCGCGGCGGCCATATCGCACATGGCAAACAAATTCCTTTGCAGGAAGTCCCGATGTTGATAGGAGATCCCAATTCAATATGCAAAGATCTTCACAAAGAAAAGGGGAACCGGATCGCTTTCCGTTACAATGGAGATGTCTATCCGGCACAAGGCAAAGCATTGGAACTCGTTCCTTTCTTCCGCCTGCATAATTCCCGTTATGCCATTTACTTCCGGCAGACAAGCGAAGAGCAATTCAAAGCCATTCAAGAAGAAATGGCAACAGCCGAACGAAAAACGACCGAATTAGCCAATCAAACTATTGATCTTATCTTTCCCGGTGAACAGCAACCGGAGTCCGACCATGCTATCCAATATGAGCAGGCAGCAACCGGAACGGATAAAGACAGACACTTCCGCCGTGCCAAAGGTTGGTTCGGCTATCAACTGAAAGTAAAAGAGGAAGCAAGCCGTCTCCTGATTACGATACGGAAAGATGACCGGAACAAAATGACTATCCTCTTGAATAATGAAAAGTTGGCTGTTAAACCGACAATCAGTGAAGCGGACAAAGGCGGTTTTATTACTCTTTCTTATGCCCTGCCCCAAAAGTTGAACACGGGCAATTGTCCGATACGTTTCATCCCTGACGGGACGGAATGGACTCCTGCTATCTACGAAGTACGTTTACTAAAATAA
- a CDS encoding xylulokinase, with protein sequence MKSDAKSTIETGKAILGIELGSTRIKAVLIDQENKPIAQGNHTWENQLVDGLWTYSIEAIWSGLQDCYADLRSNVKNLYGIEIENLAAIGVSAMMHGYMPFNAKEEILVPFRTWRNTNTGRAAAALSDLFVYNIPLRWSISHLYQAILDNEAHVKDIDFLTTLAGYVHWQLTGEKVLGIGDASGMLPIDPTTHNYSAEMVAKFDKLIAPNQYSWTLQDILPKVLSAGESAGVLTPEGSKRLDASGHLKAGIPVCPPEGDAGTGMVATNAVKQRTGNVSAGTSSFSMIVLEKELSKPYEMIDMVTTPDGSLVAMVHCNNCTSDLNAWVNLFKEYQELLGIPVDMNEIYSKLYNIALTGDTDCGGLLSYNYISGEPVTGLAEGRPLFVRSANDKFNLANFMRSHLYASVGVLKIGNDILFNEEKIKVDRITGHGGLFKTKGVGQRILAAAINSPISVMETAGEGGAWGIALLGSYLVNNEKKQSLADFLDEKVFVGDAGIEVSPTAEDVAGFNTYIENYKAGLPIEEAAVKFK encoded by the coding sequence ATGAAATCAGATGCAAAATCAACAATCGAAACAGGCAAAGCCATTCTTGGAATCGAACTCGGTTCTACACGGATAAAAGCCGTTTTGATTGATCAGGAAAACAAGCCGATTGCTCAAGGAAACCATACTTGGGAGAACCAGCTAGTTGACGGGCTTTGGACATACAGTATCGAAGCCATCTGGTCCGGTCTGCAAGATTGCTATGCCGATCTCCGCTCCAACGTGAAGAACTTATACGGCATAGAGATCGAGAACCTGGCAGCTATCGGTGTCAGTGCCATGATGCACGGTTATATGCCCTTCAATGCAAAAGAAGAAATCCTCGTACCTTTCCGTACCTGGAGAAATACGAATACCGGTCGCGCGGCAGCAGCTTTATCAGACCTGTTTGTCTACAACATTCCGTTGAGATGGAGTATTTCTCACTTGTACCAGGCAATTCTGGACAACGAAGCACATGTCAAAGACATTGACTTCCTGACTACTCTTGCAGGTTATGTGCATTGGCAGTTGACAGGCGAGAAAGTATTGGGCATAGGCGATGCATCCGGAATGCTCCCCATAGACCCGACCACCCACAACTATTCAGCCGAAATGGTGGCGAAGTTCGATAAGCTGATTGCTCCGAATCAGTACAGTTGGACACTGCAAGATATCCTGCCCAAAGTACTGTCGGCAGGTGAAAGTGCAGGTGTCCTTACACCTGAAGGAAGCAAGAGACTCGATGCATCCGGTCATTTGAAGGCAGGAATACCGGTATGTCCGCCGGAAGGAGACGCGGGTACCGGTATGGTTGCAACCAATGCTGTGAAACAGCGTACAGGAAACGTATCGGCAGGAACATCCTCTTTCTCCATGATTGTATTGGAGAAAGAGTTGTCAAAGCCATACGAGATGATCGATATGGTCACCACTCCGGACGGAAGCCTGGTAGCTATGGTACATTGCAACAATTGCACATCCGATCTCAACGCATGGGTTAACTTGTTCAAAGAATACCAGGAGCTTCTGGGTATACCTGTAGACATGAACGAAATTTATAGCAAGCTCTATAACATCGCTCTCACAGGTGATACCGATTGCGGAGGTCTACTCTCCTACAATTATATTTCAGGTGAGCCCGTCACAGGACTTGCAGAAGGAAGGCCCTTGTTTGTACGTTCTGCCAATGACAAGTTCAATCTGGCAAACTTCATGAGAAGCCATTTATACGCTTCCGTCGGAGTACTCAAGATTGGCAACGATATCCTGTTCAATGAAGAGAAAATCAAAGTGGACAGGATCACAGGTCACGGTGGATTATTCAAAACAAAGGGAGTAGGTCAAAGAATACTCGCAGCTGCCATCAACTCGCCTATTTCTGTAATGGAAACAGCCGGTGAAGGAGGTGCTTGGGGTATTGCCCTGCTCGGTTCTTACCTCGTGAACAATGAGAAAAAACAATCGCTTGCTGATTTTCTGGATGAGAAAGTATTTGTCGGAGACGCCGGTATCGAGGTATCGCCTACCGCTGAAGACGTAGCCGGTTTTAATACATACATCGAGAACTACAAGGCAGGATTGCCCATCGAAGAAGCAGCAGTGAAATTCAAATAG
- the araA gene encoding L-arabinose isomerase: protein MNAFDQYEVWFVTGAQLLYGGDAVIAVDAHSNEMVNGLNNSGKLPVKVVYKGTANSSKEVEAVFKAANNDEKCVGVITWMHTFSPAKMWIHGLQQLKKPLLHLHTQFNKEIPWDTMDMDFMNLNQSAHGDREFGHICTRMRIRRKVVVGYWKDEDTLHKIAVWMRVCAGWADSQDMLIIRFGDQMNNVAVTDGDKVEAEQRMGYHVDYCPVSELMEYHKDIKDADVDALVATYFKEYDHDASLEDKSTEAYQKVWNAAKAELALRAILKAKGAKGFTTNFDDLGDLEHNGFDQIPGLASQRLMAEGYGFGAEGDWKSAALYRTVWVMNQGLPKGCSFLEDYTLNFNGAQSSILQSHMLEVCPLIAANKPRLEVHFLGIGIRKSQTARLVFTSKVGTGCTATVVDLGNRFRLIVNDVECIEPKPLPKLPVASALWIPMPNFEVGAGAWILAGGTHHSCFSYDLTAEYWEDYAEIAGIEMVHINKDTTISCFKKELRMNEVYYMLNKALC, encoded by the coding sequence ATGAACGCATTTGATCAATATGAAGTATGGTTTGTAACAGGAGCACAGCTTCTGTACGGAGGTGACGCAGTAATCGCAGTAGACGCACACTCTAATGAAATGGTTAACGGGTTGAACAACTCCGGTAAACTCCCTGTAAAAGTGGTATACAAAGGAACTGCCAACTCTTCCAAAGAAGTGGAAGCTGTTTTCAAAGCTGCCAACAACGACGAGAAATGTGTCGGTGTTATCACTTGGATGCATACTTTCTCTCCTGCAAAAATGTGGATTCACGGTTTGCAACAGTTGAAGAAACCGTTGTTGCACCTGCATACTCAGTTCAACAAGGAAATTCCTTGGGATACAATGGATATGGACTTCATGAACCTGAATCAGTCGGCTCATGGGGACCGTGAATTCGGACACATCTGTACCCGTATGCGTATCCGTCGCAAAGTGGTAGTAGGTTATTGGAAAGACGAAGACACACTGCATAAGATTGCCGTATGGATGCGTGTTTGTGCAGGTTGGGCAGATTCTCAAGATATGCTGATCATTCGTTTTGGCGACCAGATGAACAATGTAGCCGTAACTGACGGTGACAAGGTGGAAGCGGAACAACGTATGGGTTATCATGTAGACTATTGTCCGGTAAGCGAACTGATGGAATATCACAAAGATATCAAAGACGCTGACGTAGACGCATTAGTAGCTACTTATTTCAAAGAATACGACCACGATGCTTCTTTGGAAGACAAATCAACCGAAGCTTATCAGAAGGTATGGAACGCCGCAAAAGCAGAATTGGCTCTTCGCGCTATCCTGAAAGCGAAAGGCGCAAAAGGATTCACAACCAATTTTGACGACTTGGGCGACTTGGAGCACAACGGTTTCGACCAGATTCCGGGACTTGCTTCTCAACGTCTGATGGCGGAAGGTTATGGTTTCGGTGCCGAAGGCGACTGGAAATCCGCTGCTCTCTACCGCACTGTATGGGTAATGAATCAAGGGCTTCCGAAAGGCTGTTCTTTCCTCGAAGATTACACATTGAACTTCAACGGTGCACAAAGCTCTATCTTACAATCACATATGTTGGAAGTTTGTCCGCTTATCGCAGCCAACAAACCTCGTCTGGAAGTACACTTCCTCGGTATAGGTATTCGTAAGAGCCAGACAGCTCGTCTTGTCTTTACTTCTAAAGTCGGTACAGGTTGTACTGCAACTGTAGTAGACTTAGGCAACCGTTTCCGTCTGATTGTAAATGATGTGGAATGTATCGAACCGAAACCGCTGCCGAAATTACCGGTTGCTTCTGCTCTTTGGATTCCAATGCCTAACTTTGAAGTAGGTGCCGGTGCATGGATTCTGGCAGGTGGTACTCACCATTCTTGCTTCTCTTATGATCTGACCGCTGAATACTGGGAAGATTATGCAGAAATCGCAGGTATCGAAATGGTACATATCAATAAAGATACGACTATCAGCTGCTTCAAGAAAGAGTTGCGCATGAATGAAGTATATTATATGTTGAATAAAGCACTTTGCTAA
- a CDS encoding L-ribulose-5-phosphate 4-epimerase: MLEELKEKVFHANLELVKHGLVIFTWGNVSAIDRESGLVVIKPSGVSYDEMKAEDMVVVDLDGKVVEGRLKPSSDTPTHVVLYKAFPEIGGVVHTHSTYATAWAQAGCDIPNIGTTHADYFHDAIPCTADMTEAEVKGAYELETGNVIVKRFEGLNPVHTPGVLVKNHGPFSWGKDAHDAVHNAVVMEQVAKMASIAYAVNPNLTMNPLLIEKHFSRKHGPNAYYGQ; the protein is encoded by the coding sequence ATGCTGGAAGAACTGAAAGAAAAAGTATTTCATGCCAATCTCGAATTGGTAAAGCATGGATTAGTCATCTTTACTTGGGGGAACGTTTCTGCCATCGACCGTGAAAGCGGGTTGGTAGTAATCAAACCCAGTGGTGTAAGTTACGATGAAATGAAAGCAGAAGATATGGTAGTAGTGGATCTGGATGGCAAGGTCGTTGAAGGACGGCTGAAGCCATCTTCAGATACTCCGACTCACGTAGTACTCTACAAAGCATTCCCGGAAATCGGCGGAGTGGTACATACCCACTCTACCTATGCGACCGCTTGGGCGCAAGCCGGATGCGACATTCCGAACATCGGAACTACTCATGCCGATTATTTCCATGACGCTATCCCCTGCACGGCAGATATGACCGAAGCAGAAGTGAAAGGTGCCTACGAACTGGAAACCGGGAACGTGATCGTGAAGCGTTTTGAAGGTTTGAATCCTGTACATACGCCGGGCGTGCTGGTAAAGAATCACGGTCCTTTCTCCTGGGGAAAAGACGCACACGATGCAGTACACAACGCCGTAGTAATGGAACAGGTAGCAAAAATGGCAAGTATCGCATACGCCGTTAATCCCAATTTAACAATGAATCCTCTGCTGATTGAAAAACATTTCAGTCGCAAGCATGGTCCGAATGCTTATTACGGACAATAA
- a CDS encoding NUDIX hydrolase: MNNYYSSNPSFHVGIDCIIFGFNDGELSLLLLKRNFEPAMGEWSLMGGFVQENESVDDAAKRVLAELTGLENVYMEQVGTFGAVDRDPGERVISVAYYALVNVNEYDRKLVRKHNAYWVNINELPPLIFDHPAMVTKARELMRQKASTEPIGFNLLPKLFTLSKLQSLYEAIYGETMDKRNFRKRVAGMDYVEKTDKIDKLCSKRGAALYKFNSKIYRKDPKFKL; this comes from the coding sequence ATGAACAATTATTATAGCTCGAATCCTAGCTTTCATGTAGGCATTGACTGCATCATTTTTGGATTTAACGATGGTGAATTAAGTCTGCTACTGCTGAAAAGAAATTTTGAACCAGCAATGGGCGAATGGTCTTTGATGGGAGGATTCGTGCAAGAAAACGAAAGTGTGGACGATGCGGCCAAACGTGTACTAGCGGAACTTACCGGATTGGAAAACGTGTATATGGAACAAGTGGGAACTTTCGGAGCGGTCGACCGTGATCCGGGAGAACGGGTAATCTCCGTTGCATACTATGCGTTGGTCAACGTCAATGAATATGACCGGAAACTGGTTCGGAAACATAACGCTTACTGGGTAAACATCAATGAACTTCCCCCACTGATTTTCGATCATCCTGCAATGGTGACAAAAGCAAGGGAGTTGATGAGACAAAAAGCTTCTACCGAACCTATCGGTTTCAACTTATTGCCTAAACTTTTCACACTATCCAAATTGCAGAGTTTATATGAAGCCATTTATGGTGAAACGATGGATAAGCGCAACTTCCGCAAGCGTGTTGCCGGAATGGATTATGTGGAAAAGACCGATAAGATAGATAAGCTATGTTCCAAACGAGGGGCAGCCTTATATAAGTTTAATAGCAAGATTTATCGTAAAGATCCGAAATTCAAATTATAA
- a CDS encoding sodium:solute symporter — translation MEALDWVVIGVFFLALIGIIVWVVRQKQNDSADYFLGGRDATWLAIGASIFASNIGSEHLIGLAGAGASSGMAMAHWEIQGWMILILGWVFVPFYTRSMVYTMPEFLERRYNPQSRTILSVISLVSYVLTKVAVTVYAGGLVFQQVFGIKELWGIDFFWIAAIGLVVLTALYTIFGGMKSVLYTSVLQTPILLLGSLIILVLGFKELGGWDEMMKVCGAVTVNDYGDTMTNLIRSNDDPNFPWLGALIGSAIIGFWYWCTDQFIVQRVLSGKNEKEARRGTIFGAYLKLLPVFLFLIPGMIAFALHQKYIGAGGEGFLPLLANGTANADAAFPTLVAKLLPAGVKGLVVCGILAALMSSLASLFNSSAMLFTIDFYKRFRPETPEKKLVGIGQVATVVIVILGILWIPIMRSVGDVLYTYLQDVQSVLAPGIAAAFLLGICWKRTSAQGGMWGLIAGMVIGLTRLGAKVYYSNAGEVADSTFKYLFYDMNWLFFCGWMFLFCIIIVIAVSLATKAPTAEKIQGLVFGTATKEQKAATRVSWNHWDIIHTVIILAITVAFYWYFW, via the coding sequence GTGGAAGCATTAGATTGGGTGGTAATCGGCGTCTTCTTTTTGGCGCTGATCGGTATTATTGTTTGGGTAGTCAGACAAAAACAAAATGACTCGGCAGATTATTTTTTAGGCGGACGTGACGCAACTTGGCTCGCAATCGGAGCCTCTATCTTCGCATCAAACATCGGTTCGGAACACTTGATAGGACTGGCAGGCGCCGGAGCCTCCAGTGGTATGGCGATGGCTCATTGGGAAATTCAAGGATGGATGATTCTGATTTTGGGATGGGTGTTCGTTCCATTCTATACACGAAGCATGGTATACACAATGCCGGAATTCTTGGAACGACGTTATAACCCACAGTCACGTACGATCTTATCTGTTATTTCTTTAGTAAGTTATGTATTGACAAAAGTAGCTGTAACAGTCTATGCCGGTGGTTTGGTATTCCAACAGGTATTCGGTATCAAAGAACTTTGGGGAATCGACTTCTTCTGGATTGCTGCAATCGGATTGGTAGTTCTGACAGCACTTTATACCATCTTCGGGGGTATGAAATCCGTATTGTATACTTCTGTACTCCAGACTCCTATCCTTCTGCTTGGTTCGTTGATCATCCTCGTGCTTGGTTTTAAAGAACTGGGTGGCTGGGACGAAATGATGAAAGTTTGCGGTGCGGTAACAGTAAATGATTACGGAGATACAATGACTAATCTGATCCGTAGTAATGATGATCCGAACTTCCCTTGGCTGGGTGCTTTGATCGGTTCCGCCATCATCGGATTCTGGTATTGGTGTACTGACCAGTTTATCGTACAGCGTGTACTTTCCGGAAAGAATGAGAAGGAAGCACGCCGCGGTACCATCTTTGGCGCTTACCTGAAACTGCTGCCTGTCTTCTTGTTTCTTATTCCGGGTATGATCGCATTTGCATTGCATCAGAAATATATCGGTGCCGGTGGTGAAGGATTCCTTCCGTTGCTGGCTAACGGAACAGCAAATGCCGATGCCGCTTTCCCCACTTTGGTCGCTAAATTGTTGCCGGCCGGTGTGAAAGGTCTGGTTGTATGCGGTATCCTTGCAGCTTTGATGAGTTCTTTAGCTTCTTTGTTCAATTCATCCGCCATGTTGTTTACTATTGACTTCTACAAACGTTTCAGACCGGAAACTCCGGAAAAGAAACTGGTAGGTATCGGCCAGGTTGCAACAGTTGTAATTGTAATCTTAGGTATCCTTTGGATTCCTATCATGCGTAGTGTAGGTGACGTTCTTTATACTTATTTGCAGGATGTTCAGTCTGTATTGGCTCCGGGTATCGCAGCCGCTTTCTTATTGGGTATCTGCTGGAAGCGTACTTCCGCTCAAGGTGGTATGTGGGGATTGATAGCCGGTATGGTTATCGGCTTAACTCGTCTGGGTGCTAAAGTATATTATAGCAATGCCGGAGAAGTGGCAGACTCTACATTCAAATATCTGTTCTATGATATGAACTGGCTGTTCTTCTGCGGATGGATGTTCCTATTCTGCATCATTATTGTAATCGCAGTCAGCCTGGCTACAAAAGCTCCGACAGCGGAAAAGATTCAGGGCTTGGTATTCGGTACGGCTACAAAAGAACAGAAAGCGGCTACACGTGTAAGCTGGAATCATTGGGATATTATCCACACGGTAATTATCCTGGCTATTACCGTAGCTTTCTACTGGTATTTCTGGTAA